In Caproiciproducens sp. NJN-50, the following are encoded in one genomic region:
- a CDS encoding ComEC/Rec2 family competence protein, whose translation MTAMRPFRIKHRLGRAAAAVLLIGALAASALPFGASSIWNQVLSLFGIGSFSSCADSWPVSVHVLDVGKADSILIECEGHRMLVDGGTPENGKSVVRYLAQRETSKLEYVVNTHPDEDHIGGLKYVVERFPVGHYLTTKVRTDLLPEDSAYLGTMEALRQKKISEEISKAGDKFPLGGMDVRVLGPVVPGDSTNNSSLVLLLRYRNVRILLMGDAEKEEEQSLIDAGADLSADILKVGHHGSSTSTTAEFLNAVRPEYAAISVGYDRNKLPRQDVLERLYRAGIKTYRTDVSGTVIFLTDGKTISVKTEKG comes from the coding sequence ATGACCGCCATGCGTCCTTTCCGCATCAAACACAGACTCGGGCGCGCCGCGGCGGCAGTTCTTCTGATCGGGGCCCTGGCCGCGTCCGCGCTTCCCTTTGGGGCTTCCTCCATTTGGAATCAGGTGCTTTCCCTTTTCGGGATCGGCAGTTTCTCTTCCTGCGCCGACAGTTGGCCGGTATCCGTCCATGTCCTGGACGTCGGAAAAGCGGACAGCATTCTGATCGAATGCGAAGGACACAGGATGCTGGTGGACGGCGGTACGCCGGAAAATGGGAAAAGCGTTGTCAGGTACTTGGCGCAGCGCGAAACCTCGAAATTGGAATATGTTGTCAACACGCATCCGGATGAAGATCATATCGGCGGTCTAAAATATGTTGTGGAGCGTTTTCCGGTCGGACACTATCTGACAACGAAAGTCAGAACGGATCTTCTGCCGGAGGATTCCGCCTATCTCGGTACGATGGAGGCGCTGCGGCAAAAGAAAATTTCCGAAGAGATATCAAAAGCCGGGGATAAATTCCCGCTGGGCGGCATGGACGTCCGGGTGCTGGGTCCGGTCGTCCCCGGCGACAGCACCAACAACAGTTCCCTTGTGCTCCTTCTGCGCTACCGCAACGTCCGAATCCTATTGATGGGCGACGCGGAAAAGGAGGAAGAACAGAGCCTGATCGACGCGGGAGCGGACCTTTCCGCCGACATCCTGAAAGTGGGGCACCACGGCAGCAGCACATCGACCACCGCCGAATTTTTAAACGCGGTCCGGCCTGAATACGCGGCGATTTCGGTCGGGTACGACCGGAACAAGCTTCCGAGACAGGACGTGCTGGAACGGCTGTACCGCGCCGGAATCAAAACTTACCGGACCGACGTCAGCGGAACGGTCATTTTTCTCACCGACGGAAAAACAATTTCCGTAAAGACAGAAAAAGGATAA
- the tsaE gene encoding tRNA (adenosine(37)-N6)-threonylcarbamoyltransferase complex ATPase subunit type 1 TsaE: protein MREYRTSSPEETEVLGERIAATLKGGEVLALFGGMGMGKTALTRGIARGLGIPEGVSSPTFALVHEYRGRLTVYHFDMYRVTSWDDLASTGFFDDLDTGAVLVVEWSENIENALPPESIRIHLSRGETENERVIAVEGIWDENTGD, encoded by the coding sequence ATGCGGGAATATAGGACCTCCTCCCCGGAGGAAACCGAGGTGCTTGGGGAGCGGATCGCGGCTACCTTGAAAGGCGGAGAAGTCCTTGCGCTGTTCGGTGGCATGGGGATGGGAAAAACCGCCCTGACCCGCGGCATCGCCAGGGGACTTGGAATCCCAGAGGGCGTTTCCAGCCCGACGTTCGCCCTGGTCCACGAGTACCGGGGACGTCTGACCGTATATCATTTCGATATGTACCGCGTCACGAGTTGGGACGACCTTGCCTCCACCGGATTTTTTGACGATCTGGATACCGGCGCGGTCCTTGTGGTGGAATGGAGCGAAAACATTGAAAACGCGCTTCCTCCCGAATCGATCCGGATTCATCTCAGCCGGGGCGAAACGGAAAACGAACGCGTGATTGCCGTTG
- a CDS encoding DUF3006 domain-containing protein produces the protein MKTMTISRMEGIYAICEDENQKFYAIEISELPKGASAGDVLQVDDVEGTLTVDQEATMARRKKKK, from the coding sequence ATGAAAACAATGACCATCAGCCGTATGGAAGGCATCTATGCGATCTGCGAGGATGAAAACCAGAAGTTTTACGCCATAGAAATTTCCGAACTGCCAAAAGGAGCCTCCGCCGGCGACGTTTTACAGGTGGACGATGTGGAGGGAACTTTGACGGTCGACCAGGAAGCCACCATGGCCAGAAGAAAAAAGAAAAAATAA
- a CDS encoding ClpP family protease, with the protein MSEEENKEERTNQSMDRIVDSGSIITGDGKHLIQCMTIIGQIEGHTVLPSQNKTTKYEHVIPQLVAIEEDRQIEGLLILLNTVGGDVEAGLAIAELIAGMEKPTVSVVLGGGHSIGVPLAVAAKHSFIVPSATMTLHPVRMNGLTLGVPQTLDYFERMQKRITKFITAHSKISAERLTELSMNTEELVLDIGSVLEGMDAVREGLIDSLGSLSDAIECLYEMIDEKKKKNKKKAPVPQKPVKSK; encoded by the coding sequence ATGAGCGAAGAAGAAAATAAAGAGGAAAGAACGAACCAGTCCATGGACCGCATTGTGGATTCCGGTTCCATCATCACGGGGGATGGCAAGCATCTGATCCAGTGCATGACCATCATCGGACAAATCGAGGGGCACACCGTTCTCCCCTCTCAGAATAAGACGACAAAATATGAGCACGTAATCCCCCAATTGGTTGCGATTGAGGAAGACAGGCAGATTGAAGGCCTGCTGATCCTGCTGAACACCGTTGGCGGCGACGTGGAAGCCGGGCTTGCCATCGCGGAGCTGATTGCGGGAATGGAAAAACCAACCGTGTCCGTCGTTTTGGGCGGAGGGCATTCCATCGGGGTCCCTCTCGCCGTCGCGGCGAAGCATTCGTTTATCGTTCCAAGCGCAACCATGACGCTGCATCCCGTGCGGATGAACGGCCTGACCCTTGGTGTTCCTCAGACGCTGGACTATTTTGAACGGATGCAAAAAAGGATTACGAAATTTATCACCGCTCATTCCAAAATTTCAGCCGAGCGCCTTACGGAGCTTTCGATGAACACGGAGGAGCTCGTACTGGACATCGGCTCCGTTCTGGAGGGAATGGACGCAGTCAGGGAAGGGCTGATCGATTCCCTCGGAAGCCTGTCGGATGCGATCGAATGCCTTTATGAAATGATTGACGAGAAAAAGAAGAAAAACAAAAAGAAAGCTCCGGTGCCGCAAAAACCAGTGAAATCGAAATAA
- a CDS encoding formate--tetrahydrofolate ligase: protein MLTDIEIAQRVQPKPIRQIAEAVGIREEELEPYGRFKAKLNDSLYRRISNRKDGKLILVTAINPTPAGEGKTTTAIGLGDALRRIGKKAVIALREPSLGPVFGIKGGATGGGYAQVIPMEDINLHFTGDFHAITSANNLLCAMLDNHIQQGNALNIDPRRVLIQRCMDMNDRQLRGIVCGLGGKQNGVPREDGFCITVATEVMAIFCLTKDLSDLKKRLGRILVAYSTDGEPVYAHQLKAEGAMTALLKDAVQPNLVQTLEGTPALIHGGPFANIAHGCNSVRATRYALKLADYCVTEAGFGSDLGAEKFMDINCRLGGFRPDAAVLVATARALKYNGGVPKAETGRENPTALRAGIENLGAHIAGLKKYGVPIVVAINRFESDSEEELALIEQYCHENGADFALSEVFSKGGEGGTELARKVCEAVDRKSGVRLLYADDAPISEKIETVAREIYGADGVTYSQQALRSLGEIESLGGSQLPVCIAKTQYSLSDDPKLLGRPKGFRIAIRDAKLNSGAGFVVAYAGNILTMPGLPSHPAAEQIDVDESGKISGLF, encoded by the coding sequence ATGCTCACGGACATAGAAATTGCACAGCGGGTACAGCCGAAACCGATCCGGCAGATTGCGGAAGCCGTCGGAATTCGGGAAGAAGAGCTGGAGCCCTACGGAAGATTCAAGGCGAAGCTGAACGATTCCCTGTACCGAAGAATCTCGAACCGGAAAGACGGAAAACTGATTCTGGTGACTGCCATCAATCCCACTCCGGCCGGCGAGGGAAAAACGACGACCGCCATCGGCCTGGGCGACGCACTGAGAAGGATCGGAAAAAAGGCCGTCATCGCCCTGCGGGAACCTTCTCTCGGACCGGTTTTCGGAATCAAGGGCGGCGCCACGGGAGGCGGATACGCCCAGGTGATCCCAATGGAGGACATCAACCTCCATTTTACCGGGGATTTTCACGCGATCACCTCAGCCAACAATCTTCTCTGCGCAATGCTGGATAACCATATTCAGCAGGGAAACGCGCTAAATATTGATCCGCGCAGAGTTCTGATCCAACGCTGTATGGATATGAACGACCGCCAGCTTCGCGGCATTGTCTGCGGGCTTGGGGGAAAACAGAACGGCGTTCCGCGGGAAGACGGCTTCTGCATTACGGTCGCGACGGAGGTCATGGCGATTTTCTGTCTTACCAAAGACCTGAGCGATCTGAAGAAAAGGCTCGGAAGAATTCTGGTCGCCTACAGCACGGACGGCGAACCGGTTTACGCGCATCAGTTAAAAGCGGAAGGCGCCATGACGGCTTTGCTGAAGGATGCCGTTCAACCGAACCTGGTGCAAACGCTGGAAGGGACTCCCGCGCTGATCCACGGCGGACCGTTCGCGAATATCGCACACGGATGCAACTCCGTCCGTGCGACGCGCTATGCCCTGAAGCTGGCTGATTACTGCGTGACGGAAGCCGGCTTCGGTTCCGACCTCGGCGCGGAAAAATTTATGGACATCAACTGCCGTCTTGGCGGATTCAGGCCGGACGCGGCGGTCCTTGTTGCGACCGCGCGCGCCCTAAAATACAACGGCGGCGTGCCAAAAGCGGAAACCGGAAGGGAAAACCCGACCGCCCTGCGGGCGGGAATTGAAAATCTTGGCGCGCATATTGCCGGACTGAAAAAATACGGCGTGCCTATCGTGGTGGCGATCAACCGCTTTGAAAGCGACTCTGAGGAAGAGCTTGCCCTGATCGAACAATACTGCCATGAAAACGGAGCGGACTTTGCCCTTTCCGAAGTGTTTTCAAAAGGCGGCGAGGGCGGAACGGAACTGGCAAGGAAGGTCTGTGAGGCCGTGGACCGGAAGTCCGGCGTCCGGCTTCTCTATGCCGACGACGCCCCGATCTCGGAAAAAATTGAAACCGTGGCAAGAGAGATTTACGGCGCGGACGGGGTAACCTATTCGCAGCAGGCTCTTCGTTCGCTGGGGGAAATCGAATCGCTCGGCGGCAGTCAATTGCCCGTCTGCATTGCCAAGACGCAGTATTCCCTCTCGGACGATCCGAAGCTGCTCGGCAGGCCAAAGGGCTTTCGAATCGCCATCCGCGACGCAAAGCTGAACAGCGGGGCCGGGTTTGTCGTCGCGTACGCGGGCAATATCCTGACGATGCCGGGCCTGCCCTCCCATCCAGCCGCGGAGCAGATCGACGTGGATGAGAGCGGCAAAATCTCCGGACTGTTTTAA
- a CDS encoding FtsK/SpoIIIE family DNA translocase, protein MANKKLNRNNRKAAKKARSGAAPSAKDAASAAMRNAQANKQRNQISAVILFACSILMFCLVLISGDHVWRWFHNILLGLFGSWAILWPILLLYISIITALERQGAHTGGKLILMIVIIALFCASAYIFSVSGNVTLHSFWASLVNLYTEGTEHAGSGFFSGLLGIPIVAALGPLGAKIVILLLLFVAVMILTGTSLIQLFRTVAKPAGMVKTGFDSAREKRIERNRENLDIDIALDGEELPPHPVRSAGKKPAQKNEKLEHLEKLFSVGEARTSTPASAGMPDPPAPPQAEKEPDSPVKSESAPAAQKSAPEKPVPFSNDPPQDGEYHFPPVSMLETTHELSEQEAISEIQTNGRMLVDTLQSFGVQTSFVGYSRGPAVTRYELQPASGVKISKITNLSDDLSMNLATAGIRIEAPIPGKAAVGIEVPNKKNTVVRMRELVESNSFTAAKSRLTVALGRDIAGGVAVADLSKMPHLLIAGATGSGKSVCINSMIISLLYKSSPEDVRFLMIDPKVVELGVYNGIPHLLVPVVTDPRKAAGALSWAVSEMLKRYKIFASYNVRDLSAYNSLAAHRSYKDDDGQPMEHMPQIVIIIDELADLMMAAPNEVEDSICRLAQMARAAGMHLVIATQRPSVDVITGIIKANIPSRIAFAVSSQVDSRTILDMGGAEKLLGRGDMLFSPVGSQKPIRIQGCFVSDSEIESIAGFVKKAQEADYNENIAEEIERNAAAEKGDSSSGEPEESGDPMMPDAIKCIVEAGQASTSLLQRRLRLGYARAGRLIDEMEQMGVIGPRDGSKPRQVLITYQQWLEMNMQKSDAEQETGS, encoded by the coding sequence TTGGCAAATAAAAAATTGAATCGGAACAACCGGAAAGCTGCAAAAAAGGCACGGTCAGGTGCCGCACCCTCCGCGAAAGACGCCGCTTCCGCGGCAATGCGGAACGCACAGGCAAATAAACAGCGAAACCAGATCAGCGCCGTGATCCTGTTCGCCTGCTCCATTCTGATGTTCTGCCTGGTCCTGATCAGCGGCGACCACGTATGGCGGTGGTTTCACAATATTCTTCTCGGCCTGTTCGGCAGTTGGGCCATTCTTTGGCCGATCCTGCTCCTGTACATATCGATTATCACCGCTCTGGAGCGCCAGGGGGCGCACACCGGCGGCAAGCTGATTCTGATGATCGTGATCATCGCGCTCTTTTGCGCTTCGGCCTATATTTTTTCCGTCAGCGGCAATGTGACCCTTCATTCTTTCTGGGCCAGTCTTGTGAACCTTTATACGGAGGGCACGGAGCACGCCGGCTCCGGATTCTTCAGCGGCCTTCTCGGAATCCCGATCGTCGCCGCGCTCGGGCCGCTGGGAGCGAAAATCGTCATTCTGCTTTTGCTTTTCGTCGCCGTCATGATTCTTACGGGGACAAGCCTGATCCAGCTTTTCCGGACGGTTGCAAAACCAGCCGGAATGGTAAAAACCGGTTTTGATTCCGCCCGTGAAAAAAGGATCGAACGCAACCGTGAAAACCTTGACATCGATATCGCGCTGGACGGCGAGGAGCTTCCCCCTCACCCGGTCCGCTCTGCCGGAAAAAAGCCGGCTCAGAAAAATGAAAAGCTGGAACACCTGGAAAAACTGTTTTCTGTCGGCGAAGCGCGGACCTCAACGCCGGCCTCGGCGGGAATGCCCGATCCTCCTGCGCCTCCCCAGGCGGAAAAAGAACCTGATTCCCCCGTCAAATCCGAATCAGCACCCGCGGCGCAAAAAAGCGCCCCGGAAAAACCTGTTCCTTTTTCCAACGATCCGCCGCAGGACGGCGAATATCATTTTCCGCCCGTTTCCATGTTGGAAACGACGCATGAACTGAGCGAACAGGAAGCGATCAGCGAAATCCAGACCAACGGGCGCATGCTGGTCGACACGCTGCAAAGTTTCGGCGTCCAGACTTCCTTTGTCGGCTACAGCCGCGGTCCCGCCGTCACCCGCTATGAGCTGCAGCCCGCCAGCGGGGTGAAAATCAGCAAGATCACCAACCTCTCCGACGATCTCTCCATGAATCTCGCCACGGCGGGAATCCGTATCGAAGCGCCTATTCCGGGCAAGGCGGCAGTCGGGATTGAAGTTCCAAATAAGAAAAACACTGTTGTGCGCATGCGGGAGCTGGTTGAAAGCAACAGCTTCACCGCAGCGAAAAGCCGTCTGACCGTCGCCCTCGGACGCGACATCGCGGGCGGCGTCGCCGTCGCCGACCTTTCCAAAATGCCCCACCTGCTGATTGCGGGCGCCACGGGCTCCGGAAAATCGGTCTGCATCAACTCCATGATTATCAGCCTGCTCTACAAATCCTCCCCGGAGGACGTCCGCTTTCTGATGATCGACCCGAAGGTTGTGGAGCTCGGCGTCTACAACGGCATTCCCCACCTCTTGGTCCCCGTCGTCACCGATCCCCGCAAGGCCGCGGGAGCGCTGAGCTGGGCAGTCAGCGAAATGCTGAAACGGTACAAAATTTTCGCATCGTACAATGTCCGCGACCTGTCCGCTTACAATTCGCTCGCAGCCCACCGCAGCTACAAGGATGACGACGGCCAGCCGATGGAGCACATGCCGCAGATCGTGATCATCATCGACGAGCTCGCCGACCTGATGATGGCCGCGCCGAACGAGGTGGAAGACTCCATCTGCCGTCTAGCGCAAATGGCGCGTGCCGCCGGGATGCATCTGGTCATCGCCACCCAGCGGCCGTCGGTGGACGTCATCACGGGCATTATCAAGGCGAATATCCCCAGCCGCATCGCCTTCGCGGTCTCCTCTCAGGTGGATTCCCGCACCATTCTGGATATGGGCGGCGCCGAAAAGCTCCTGGGGCGCGGTGACATGCTCTTCTCCCCCGTCGGCTCTCAGAAACCGATCCGGATTCAGGGGTGCTTTGTCAGCGACAGCGAAATCGAATCCATCGCCGGATTCGTGAAAAAGGCGCAGGAAGCGGATTATAATGAAAACATCGCCGAGGAAATCGAGCGCAATGCGGCGGCAGAAAAAGGCGATTCTTCTTCCGGCGAACCGGAGGAAAGCGGCGACCCGATGATGCCGGACGCCATCAAATGCATCGTGGAAGCCGGACAGGCCTCCACTTCCCTGCTTCAGCGCCGTCTGCGGCTGGGGTACGCGCGCGCCGGACGGCTGATCGACGAAATGGAGCAGATGGGCGTCATCGGTCCGCGGGACGGCTCCAAACCACGCCAAGTGCTGATTACCTACCAGCAATGGCTTGAGATGAACATGCAGAAGTCCGACGCGGAACAGGAAACCGGTTCATGA
- a CDS encoding aconitate hydratase, giving the protein MGLTLSQKIIKKHLVSGSMNVGSEIGLKIDQTLTQDATGTMAYIEFEAMGIPRVRTERSVAYVDHNTLQTGFENADDHRFIQSAAKKYGIYYSRPGNGICHQVHLERFGVPGKTLIGSDSHTPTGGGIGMLAIGAGGLDVAVAMGGGPYYITMPEILRVVLTGSLSPWVSAKDVILEVLRRLSVKGGVGKILEYAGAGVKTLTVPERATITNMGAELGATTSIFPSDEVTREFLKAQGRESGWTELAPDPDAVYNETIEIDLSSVEPLAACPHSPDAVRPVREIGPIAVDQVCIGSCTNSSLRDMMRVASILKGKTISPGVSLAIAPGSRQVYSMLAENGALADLAGAGARILECACGPCIGMGQSPNSAGISLRTFNRNFLGRSGTADAQIYLVGPETAAASALAGVLTDPRTLGKEPEVELPDHFEINDNMIIPPVSVEEARDLSVLRGPNIKGLPVAEPLPESVSAKAILKAGDNITTDHIMPAGSKILPYRSNIPYLSQFCFAVCDQSFAGRCKENGGGIIIGGSNYGQGSSREHAALVPLYLGIRAVIVKSFARIHCANLVNAGILPLVFENEADYDGIDQMDELELKNVRQAVRNGESVTVADRTKGTSFRAKPVLSERQRRIVLAGGLLNDTRERSERV; this is encoded by the coding sequence ATGGGTTTGACACTGTCCCAGAAAATCATTAAAAAACACCTTGTCAGCGGATCAATGAACGTCGGCAGCGAAATCGGCCTCAAGATCGATCAGACTCTAACGCAGGATGCCACTGGTACGATGGCTTACATTGAATTTGAGGCCATGGGCATCCCCCGCGTGCGAACGGAGCGTTCCGTTGCCTATGTCGATCACAACACGCTGCAGACCGGGTTTGAAAATGCGGATGATCACCGTTTCATTCAGTCGGCCGCGAAAAAATATGGCATCTATTACTCGAGGCCGGGAAACGGAATTTGCCATCAGGTCCACCTGGAGCGGTTCGGCGTTCCGGGGAAAACCCTGATCGGTTCCGACAGCCATACCCCGACCGGGGGCGGCATCGGCATGCTTGCCATCGGTGCCGGCGGACTTGACGTTGCCGTTGCGATGGGCGGAGGCCCGTATTACATAACGATGCCGGAGATTCTGCGGGTGGTTCTGACAGGTTCCCTCTCTCCATGGGTCAGCGCCAAGGACGTCATCTTGGAGGTCCTTCGGCGTCTTTCCGTCAAAGGCGGAGTTGGGAAAATACTGGAATATGCCGGTGCGGGGGTCAAAACCCTGACTGTTCCGGAGCGCGCGACAATTACAAATATGGGTGCCGAACTCGGCGCCACGACTTCCATCTTCCCGTCCGATGAAGTCACCCGTGAATTTTTAAAGGCGCAGGGCAGGGAGAGCGGCTGGACGGAACTTGCCCCGGATCCGGATGCCGTTTACAACGAGACGATTGAAATCGACCTTTCTTCCGTCGAGCCCCTGGCTGCGTGCCCTCACAGCCCGGATGCGGTCAGGCCGGTTCGGGAGATCGGACCGATTGCGGTCGATCAGGTCTGCATCGGTTCCTGCACGAATTCCTCGCTGCGCGACATGATGCGCGTGGCCTCCATTTTAAAGGGGAAGACGATCAGCCCCGGCGTCAGCCTTGCCATCGCCCCCGGTTCCCGGCAGGTTTACAGCATGCTTGCCGAAAACGGCGCGCTCGCCGACCTGGCCGGTGCGGGGGCCAGAATTCTGGAATGTGCCTGCGGCCCCTGCATCGGCATGGGCCAGTCCCCGAATTCGGCGGGGATTTCCCTGCGGACTTTCAACCGGAATTTTCTCGGGCGTTCCGGAACGGCCGACGCCCAGATCTACTTGGTTGGGCCGGAAACTGCGGCCGCTTCCGCGCTGGCGGGCGTGCTGACGGACCCCAGAACGCTGGGAAAGGAACCGGAAGTTGAGCTTCCGGACCATTTTGAGATTAACGACAATATGATCATTCCGCCGGTTTCCGTAGAAGAGGCGAGGGACCTTTCCGTGCTCCGCGGGCCAAACATTAAAGGATTGCCGGTCGCGGAGCCGCTGCCGGAGTCTGTTTCCGCGAAAGCGATTCTGAAGGCGGGGGACAATATCACGACGGACCACATTATGCCGGCAGGTTCCAAAATATTGCCTTATCGGTCGAATATTCCTTATCTTTCTCAATTCTGCTTCGCCGTGTGTGATCAATCGTTCGCCGGGCGCTGCAAGGAAAACGGCGGTGGGATCATCATAGGCGGTTCCAATTACGGACAGGGATCCTCGCGCGAACACGCCGCGCTGGTCCCGCTGTACCTTGGGATCAGGGCCGTCATCGTAAAAAGCTTTGCCCGGATTCACTGCGCCAATCTGGTCAACGCCGGAATTCTTCCCCTGGTTTTTGAAAACGAAGCGGATTATGACGGAATCGACCAGATGGATGAATTGGAACTGAAAAATGTCCGGCAGGCAGTTCGCAATGGGGAATCTGTCACGGTCGCCGATCGGACGAAGGGGACTTCTTTCCGCGCGAAGCCCGTTCTCAGCGAACGTCAGCGCAGAATCGTCCTGGCGGGCGGGCTGCTGAACGACACAAGGGAGCGGAGCGAAAGGGTGTAA
- a CDS encoding FtsW/RodA/SpoVE family cell cycle protein, whose protein sequence is MRVLKSISNYIRRTDKLYWLYMLLISSYSLLLMRTVPNPEGRTMGYFTTMLVAVVGGLIGAVLFSLIDYREICNFWYVVAGFCLFLIIYTQIFGSAVVNSGGVNAKAWISLPGGLTFQPSELVKIGFILTFSKHLSALEERGLLKSPLHVVLLALHAMIPVVLVHNQGDDGGAVIFFCMFLAMAFGAGIQLRYFAALFAAIGVAFPLAWKYVVKDYQKERLLITYRLDSDPNAALQYAYQQIQGRLSIGSGGLWGRGLFQSPRVNHSAVPVQQSDFIFAVAGEQLGFIGCAAILLLILIYLLHTLRVSRKTTDLLGSSICMGFFGMIAAQAVFNLGMCLDLLPVMGVTLPFFSYGGSSAVCLYFGFGLVLNVFMHRVNTDKVVLKRRNIS, encoded by the coding sequence ATGCGTGTACTGAAATCTATCTCGAATTACATCAGACGGACGGACAAGCTTTACTGGCTTTATATGCTGCTGATTTCCTCCTACAGCCTGCTGCTGATGAGGACTGTTCCCAATCCCGAAGGAAGGACCATGGGGTATTTTACCACCATGCTGGTGGCGGTCGTCGGCGGTCTGATCGGAGCGGTGCTTTTTTCTTTGATCGATTACAGGGAAATCTGCAATTTCTGGTATGTGGTTGCCGGATTTTGTTTGTTTTTAATTATCTATACACAGATTTTCGGGTCCGCCGTCGTCAACAGCGGGGGCGTGAATGCCAAGGCGTGGATCTCCCTGCCGGGCGGCCTGACGTTCCAGCCGAGCGAGCTGGTCAAAATCGGATTTATCCTGACTTTTTCCAAGCACCTTTCCGCTTTGGAGGAGCGAGGGCTTCTCAAGTCTCCGCTCCATGTTGTCCTGCTTGCTCTTCACGCCATGATCCCTGTCGTTCTGGTCCACAACCAGGGGGACGACGGAGGCGCGGTCATCTTTTTCTGCATGTTCCTCGCCATGGCGTTCGGGGCGGGCATCCAGCTGCGGTATTTTGCGGCGCTGTTCGCCGCGATCGGGGTTGCGTTTCCGCTTGCGTGGAAATACGTCGTGAAGGATTACCAGAAGGAGCGGCTGCTGATCACTTACCGGCTGGATTCCGACCCGAACGCGGCTTTGCAGTACGCTTACCAGCAGATTCAAGGCCGTCTTTCCATCGGAAGCGGCGGGCTGTGGGGGCGCGGTTTGTTTCAGAGTCCGCGGGTCAACCACTCGGCGGTTCCGGTCCAGCAGAGCGATTTCATCTTTGCCGTCGCCGGGGAACAGCTTGGATTCATCGGCTGCGCGGCGATTCTGCTCCTGATTCTGATTTACCTTCTGCACACGCTGAGGGTTTCCCGCAAAACGACGGATCTTCTTGGCAGCAGCATTTGCATGGGCTTTTTCGGCATGATTGCGGCGCAGGCCGTTTTCAATCTGGGGATGTGTCTGGACCTTTTGCCCGTCATGGGTGTGACTCTGCCGTTTTTCAGCTACGGCGGTTCTTCCGCCGTCTGCCTTTATTTTGGATTCGGCCTGGTTTTGAATGTCTTTATGCACCGCGTCAATACGGATAAGGTTGTTTTGAAACGAAGGAATATTTCATAA